A region from the Mesorhizobium sp. J8 genome encodes:
- a CDS encoding LysR substrate-binding domain-containing protein, with protein sequence MPDLSPPQLAPLPPLQAIRVFEAVARHLSFTKAAQELGMTQAAASYQIKVLEERIGAPLFLRRPKQIELTEPGRRLAPAVSEAFSILGQAYAAARGGADGLLCVTTVLTFASNWLAQHLGSFQLAHPALAVRLDTSSRLTDFAREDVDLAIRSGGGKWPGLEAHKLLDADFTPMLSPKLAASIGGVTEPADLLRLPILDPGDIWWSQWFEAAGVTGHDLAKRPGSSMGAQAYEANAAMAGHGVAILTRALFKNELADGRLIQPFDLVGDDGHAYWLVYPTARRNVPKIRAFRDWILAEIACP encoded by the coding sequence ATGCCCGATCTCAGCCCTCCGCAGCTTGCGCCGCTGCCGCCGCTGCAGGCGATCCGGGTGTTCGAAGCGGTGGCAAGGCACCTGTCCTTCACCAAGGCGGCGCAGGAACTGGGCATGACCCAGGCGGCCGCGAGCTACCAGATCAAGGTGCTGGAGGAGCGCATCGGCGCGCCGCTGTTCCTGCGCAGGCCTAAGCAGATCGAGCTGACCGAGCCCGGCCGGCGCCTGGCGCCTGCCGTCAGCGAAGCTTTTTCCATCCTGGGCCAGGCCTATGCCGCGGCGCGCGGCGGCGCCGACGGACTGCTCTGCGTCACCACCGTGCTGACCTTCGCCTCCAACTGGCTGGCGCAGCATCTGGGCTCGTTCCAACTCGCCCATCCGGCCCTTGCCGTGCGGCTCGACACGTCGAGCCGCCTCACCGATTTCGCGCGCGAGGATGTCGATCTCGCCATCCGCTCCGGCGGCGGCAAGTGGCCGGGCCTGGAAGCGCACAAGCTGCTCGACGCCGACTTCACGCCGATGCTGAGCCCCAAGCTCGCCGCGAGCATCGGCGGCGTCACGGAGCCGGCCGACCTCTTGCGCCTGCCGATCCTCGATCCGGGCGACATCTGGTGGTCGCAATGGTTCGAAGCCGCCGGCGTGACCGGGCACGATCTCGCCAAGCGGCCGGGCTCCAGCATGGGCGCGCAGGCCTATGAGGCGAACGCGGCGATGGCCGGCCATGGCGTGGCGATCCTGACCAGGGCGCTGTTCAAGAACGAGCTCGCCGACGGCCGCCTGATCCAGCCTTTCGATCTGGTCGGTGATGACGGCCATGCTTATTGGCTGGTCTATCCGACCGCCCGCCGCAACGTGCCGAAGATCCGCGCCTTCCGCGACTGGATCCTGGCCGAGATCGCCTGCCCGTAA
- a CDS encoding sugar-binding transcriptional regulator: MAPVSAFSRAGRQDVYSRQETGSTRLDDAARAGWLYYVAGNTQDQIAAKLGISRQTAQRLVSLAMSEGLIKVRVDHPIANCLDLAARLKSRFALDLVEVVPSDPTSNSTTIGIAEAAAAEIERRLRSEAPIVMAIGTGRTLKAAIEQLPPMDCPQHKVVSLTGNISPDGSAAFYNVIFTMADRVKARSFPMPLPVIASSPEEREMLLNQPMIQPTLALAAEADVTFVGIGDLGPKAPLYEDGFISEGELKALQKAGGIAEIVGWVFDREGRMIEGITNDRVSSAALPSREKSLVIALAMGERKLPGILAAVNRRLVNGLITDERTAEALLAG; encoded by the coding sequence ATGGCGCCCGTTTCAGCATTCTCGCGGGCGGGGAGGCAGGACGTGTATTCGCGACAGGAAACCGGCAGCACCAGGTTGGACGACGCCGCGCGCGCCGGCTGGCTCTATTACGTCGCCGGCAACACGCAGGACCAGATCGCCGCCAAGCTCGGCATCTCCAGGCAGACGGCGCAGCGGCTGGTGTCGCTTGCCATGTCGGAAGGGCTGATCAAGGTGCGGGTCGACCATCCGATCGCCAATTGCCTCGACCTCGCCGCGCGGCTGAAGTCGCGCTTCGCGCTCGACCTTGTGGAAGTTGTGCCGAGCGACCCGACCTCGAACTCGACGACGATCGGCATCGCCGAGGCGGCCGCCGCCGAGATCGAACGCCGGCTGCGTTCCGAAGCCCCCATCGTCATGGCGATCGGCACCGGGCGCACGCTGAAGGCCGCCATCGAGCAGCTGCCGCCGATGGACTGCCCGCAGCACAAGGTCGTGTCCTTGACCGGCAACATCTCGCCCGACGGCTCGGCCGCCTTCTACAACGTCATCTTCACCATGGCCGACCGCGTCAAGGCGCGGTCTTTCCCGATGCCGCTGCCCGTCATCGCCTCCTCGCCGGAAGAGCGCGAGATGCTGCTCAACCAGCCGATGATCCAGCCGACGCTGGCGCTGGCCGCGGAAGCCGACGTCACCTTCGTCGGCATCGGCGATCTCGGGCCCAAGGCGCCGCTCTACGAAGACGGCTTCATTTCAGAAGGCGAGCTGAAGGCGCTGCAGAAGGCCGGCGGCATCGCCGAGATCGTCGGCTGGGTCTTCGACCGCGAGGGCCGCATGATCGAAGGTATCACCAACGACCGCGTTTCTTCCGCCGCGCTGCCGTCGCGGGAGAAGTCGCTGGTCATCGCCTTGGCCATGGGCGAGCGCAAGCTGCCGGGCATCCTGGCGGCCGTCAACCGCCGGCTGGTCAATGGCCTCATCACCGACGAGCGGACTGCCGAAGCCCTGCTTGCCGGCTGA